The Saprospiraceae bacterium genome includes a window with the following:
- a CDS encoding winged helix-turn-helix transcriptional regulator has protein sequence MPNTDKKYTERQERIAAFANALGHPVRVAILDLLSSQSCCYHGDLSEELPIANSTLSQHLKVLKDAGLIQGEINPPKTKYCINKQNYVLASELFSGFFAQEIKTEFSNKDMVLCSG, from the coding sequence ATGCCAAATACTGATAAAAAATATACAGAAAGACAGGAAAGAATAGCTGCTTTTGCTAATGCGCTTGGACATCCCGTCAGGGTCGCTATTTTAGACTTATTATCATCTCAGTCCTGTTGTTATCATGGAGACCTGTCTGAAGAATTGCCCATTGCCAACAGTACACTTTCTCAACACCTGAAGGTACTCAAAGATGCCGGACTCATTCAGGGGGAGATCAATCCACCGAAAACGAAGTATTGTATCAACAAACAGAATTACGTATTGGCATCTGAGTTGTTTTCAGGCTTTTTTGCACAAGAGATAAAAACTGAATTCTCTAATAAGGACATGGTACTTTGTTCAGGATAA
- the trxA gene encoding thioredoxin, producing MKYQDIINSETPTLVDFSAEWCGPCKAMAPILKQLAGKIGEKAKIIKIDVDKNQALASKLQIKGVPTFILYKKGNIVWRDSGMQSLSQLEKLIDQATDK from the coding sequence ATGAAATATCAGGATATTATAAATAGTGAAACCCCTACCCTGGTGGATTTTTCAGCAGAATGGTGCGGACCTTGTAAAGCGATGGCTCCCATTTTAAAACAACTGGCTGGTAAAATAGGTGAAAAAGCCAAAATTATCAAGATTGATGTGGATAAAAACCAGGCTCTTGCTTCCAAATTACAAATTAAAGGTGTTCCTACTTTTATCCTTTATAAAAAAGGAAATATTGTGTGGAGAGATTCGGGAATGCAGTCTCTGAGCCAGTTGGAAAAGTTAATAGATCAGGCAACAGATAAATAA
- a CDS encoding phosphatase PAP2 family protein produces the protein MWNLNFLVELDYELMYFFNNFISNSFFDQIMPWLRNDKFWVPLYIFLISFLLINFGKKSYWLILFAILSVSSSDMISSRLIKMNVQRDRPCRTELPYEVNVLVSCGSGHSFTSSHAANHFALAGFLSMTLGQYSRKIRWSLYVWAALICLAQVYVGVHFPFDVIAGAVLGLGLAWMWVSVYNFYYGNENKIFVR, from the coding sequence ATGTGGAATCTGAATTTTCTGGTTGAATTGGATTATGAGTTGATGTACTTTTTTAATAATTTCATCAGTAATTCGTTTTTTGATCAAATCATGCCCTGGTTGCGAAATGATAAATTCTGGGTACCGCTTTACATATTTCTGATCAGTTTTTTACTAATTAATTTTGGAAAAAAATCTTATTGGTTGATCTTATTTGCGATTTTATCGGTGTCTTCTTCTGACATGATTAGCAGCAGACTCATTAAAATGAACGTGCAGCGTGACAGACCCTGCAGAACAGAACTACCTTATGAAGTAAATGTACTGGTTAGCTGTGGTTCAGGACATAGCTTTACATCTTCCCATGCAGCAAATCATTTTGCGCTAGCCGGCTTTTTAAGTATGACCTTAGGGCAATATTCCAGAAAAATTCGATGGAGTCTTTACGTCTGGGCTGCATTGATATGTCTGGCACAGGTATATGTGGGCGTTCATTTTCCTTTTGATGTTATTGCAGGGGCTGTTCTGGGTTTGGGTTTAGCCTGGATGTGGGTTAGTGTCTATAATTTTTATTATGGAAATGAAAATAAGATTTTTGTGAGATAA
- a CDS encoding zinc-dependent metalloprotease, with translation MKFYLSLVLTVLIFFSFSSEMQAQFWKKKQPEVVAPPPPPEPPKKKDEKIKAYKDVITKEAITSRGMITTHKVKEKNYFEISNNILEKEILITSRISGFVKNLNFGGAGVESRPQQVIRWQKKDDKILLRSVSFNSIANFEDPIYQSVKNNNFEPVIMIFDIQAYNADTTGYLIDVESLFTTDVEKIGAMDKNQKKTFEIKGIDSKRSFIQEMKSFPENIYVKHVLTYTGSNLPDNQMTGTMSVEMTQNMVILPENPMQPRYFDSRVSYFSIQQTDYSSDDQKASRRRLITRWRMEPKPEDVEKYFRGELVEPAKPIVYYIDPATPEKWRPYLMQGVNDWQAAFEAAGFKNAISAKLPPTKEEDPDWSPEDVRYSVIRYVSTDIQNAMGPHVHDPRTGEIIESDIIWYHNVMNLLRTWFFTQTAAINPDARGPKFKEEVMGRLIRFVAAHEVGHTLGLPHNMGSSSAYPVDSLRSESFTKKMGTAPSIMDYARFNYIAQPEDGKVALMPEIGLYDIWSIVFGYKLIKGANTPEDERPILNSWIKEKAGDPIYRFGRQRGLPTDPSAQTEDLGDNSMKASEYGIANLKRIMPNLIEWTGEDTKSFEELKEFYDAINAQFNRYIGHVVANVGGVFENYKTFDEQSVVYTHVDKERQKSAVTFLHLNVFKTPDWLLNQEVLRRLEEYGSNERIRSLQERAINLLLSKDRALRMIENEALNGSKAYHFADLTEDLTKGIFEEIRLKKPVDIYRRNLQRTFTDALIKMLEQSDNSAKNSDIISTVKGNLRNIDSLLTAYQVSEKSSDNHKRDLRDRIKKALDPK, from the coding sequence ATGAAATTTTATTTGTCCTTAGTTCTTACAGTTTTAATATTCTTCTCATTTTCTTCAGAAATGCAGGCTCAATTCTGGAAAAAGAAACAACCGGAAGTTGTTGCACCACCACCACCTCCTGAACCTCCGAAAAAGAAAGATGAAAAAATCAAAGCCTACAAAGATGTCATCACGAAAGAAGCGATCACTTCCAGGGGTATGATTACCACGCACAAAGTGAAAGAAAAAAATTATTTTGAAATTTCAAATAACATTCTTGAAAAAGAAATTCTGATCACATCCAGGATTTCGGGATTTGTAAAAAACCTGAACTTCGGAGGAGCTGGTGTTGAATCCAGACCGCAACAAGTCATCAGATGGCAGAAAAAAGACGATAAAATTTTATTAAGGTCAGTATCATTTAATAGCATTGCCAATTTTGAAGATCCGATTTATCAATCTGTGAAAAATAATAATTTCGAACCAGTAATTATGATTTTTGATATCCAGGCTTACAATGCGGATACTACCGGTTACCTGATAGATGTAGAATCATTGTTTACCACAGATGTTGAAAAGATCGGTGCAATGGACAAAAATCAAAAGAAAACCTTTGAAATAAAAGGCATTGACAGCAAAAGAAGTTTTATTCAGGAGATGAAGTCTTTTCCTGAAAATATTTATGTAAAGCACGTTCTCACTTATACAGGATCTAATCTGCCGGATAATCAGATGACAGGTACAATGTCCGTTGAAATGACTCAAAACATGGTCATTCTGCCTGAAAATCCTATGCAGCCCAGATATTTTGATTCCAGAGTCAGCTATTTTTCTATCCAGCAGACCGACTACAGTTCTGATGATCAAAAAGCGTCCAGACGCAGATTAATCACCCGATGGAGAATGGAACCTAAACCGGAAGATGTTGAAAAATATTTCAGAGGTGAATTGGTAGAACCTGCCAAACCAATTGTGTATTATATCGACCCTGCAACTCCGGAAAAGTGGAGACCCTATTTAATGCAGGGTGTAAATGACTGGCAAGCTGCATTTGAAGCGGCAGGATTCAAAAATGCCATTTCGGCAAAACTTCCCCCTACAAAAGAAGAAGACCCGGACTGGTCACCCGAAGATGTCAGATATTCAGTTATCCGGTATGTCAGCACGGATATTCAAAATGCTATGGGCCCACATGTTCATGATCCGAGAACCGGTGAAATCATAGAAAGTGACATCATTTGGTATCATAATGTGATGAATCTATTGAGAACGTGGTTTTTCACGCAGACTGCCGCCATTAATCCGGATGCAAGAGGGCCTAAGTTTAAAGAAGAAGTGATGGGTCGATTAATAAGATTTGTGGCTGCCCACGAAGTCGGACATACCCTTGGACTCCCACATAATATGGGTTCGAGTTCTGCCTATCCTGTGGATTCATTACGGTCAGAAAGTTTTACAAAAAAAATGGGAACCGCACCATCTATCATGGACTATGCCAGATTCAATTATATAGCACAACCGGAAGATGGAAAAGTAGCTCTCATGCCTGAAATAGGATTATACGATATCTGGTCTATTGTATTCGGATATAAGTTAATAAAAGGAGCAAATACTCCTGAAGACGAAAGACCTATATTAAATAGCTGGATTAAAGAAAAAGCCGGTGACCCTATATACAGATTTGGAAGGCAAAGGGGATTACCTACAGACCCATCCGCACAGACAGAAGATTTAGGTGATAATTCAATGAAAGCGTCGGAATATGGTATCGCCAATTTAAAACGAATCATGCCTAATCTGATCGAATGGACCGGAGAAGATACCAAGTCCTTTGAAGAATTAAAAGAATTTTACGACGCTATAAATGCTCAGTTTAATCGATATATCGGTCATGTCGTAGCTAATGTCGGTGGCGTTTTCGAAAATTACAAAACTTTCGACGAACAAAGTGTGGTTTATACACATGTGGACAAAGAAAGACAAAAATCAGCCGTAACATTCCTTCATCTGAACGTTTTTAAAACACCTGACTGGTTACTCAATCAGGAAGTACTCAGAAGATTGGAAGAATATGGCAGCAATGAAAGAATCAGAAGTTTGCAGGAAAGAGCCATCAACTTGCTTCTTTCAAAAGACAGAGCGCTGAGAATGATTGAAAATGAAGCCTTAAACGGGTCTAAAGCATACCACTTCGCAGACTTGACAGAGGATCTGACCAAAGGAATATTTGAAGAAATCAGACTGAAAAAACCTGTAGATATTTACAGAAGGAATCTTCAGAGAACATTCACGGATGCCCTGATTAAAATGTTGGAACAGTCGGATAATTCTGCTAAAAATTCAGATATTATCAGTACCGTAAAAGGTAACCTGAGAAATATTGATTCATTATTGACAGCTTACCAAGTTTCAGAGAAATCATCGGATAATCACAAAAGAGATCTCCGGGATCGTATCAAAAAGGCACTGGACCCAAAATAA
- a CDS encoding PKD domain-containing protein: MLKNKFYASLITFILFFSISLTGQELMKYSHSSDPSLPAWAREMYKENADPGEVIRQYEAYYANNPFVKNGHTQYFKKWLRSFAREHKRTKSEDRTYLLQREKANAERNNPSDWQSIGPYDWDHSAAARSYAPGSAHVYTVEQSISNPNVVYAGTATAGLWRSSDRGITWTPLTANLLVNTVYAIEIDYTNENIVYASLSNSIYKSVNGGNTFLPTGSQSFQNLSLSVRDIRMLPSNNNILFACTNDGLYRTTDGATTWTMVQAGDFQEVEIHPTNHTTVYAVRKNGTRTEFFRSTNSGLNFSLTGTGWPVPPAGGHQERTEIAVSPANPNHVYAHCSGLANGGSGLYGVYVSTDQGSNWTFRCCGPQPAGPPSLSNPNLMAWSDDGTDDGGQYYYDMGFAVSPTNTDSIFLAGVNLWVSSNGGNSFTCPSKWSHSYKPNYVHADIHDIQYYQHTREIWVACDGGIFYSNDKGQNFQRRNVGITGTDFWGYGQGWWYGDVMLGGAYHNGTMLREENVYLNDWLCTDGGDGTMGFVNPGLDRQVYSQYDIKTLKSDRTISPVARTFSNKPNNTYITGASNDLLIDPRYYMHWLTGSGTKLYRTKDDGYTFEMLYDFGVDIASMDHCWSNLNVIYVCTFPDWWGTKRIYRSVDGGYNFVEITPSSAILGGTSLWIPYDIVVDHDDPMKVWIARTSMYDSNINGFSVFYSSNGGANWQNISGTGLHGQSPTSMFLQKGSAHGLYIGTRKGVYYKDDNLSDWVLFSQGLPAQTHSTRMEAYYRKQKIRNATDRSVWESPMYTNSTPVAFPSANTDKIYCSRDTVYFVDHSVVSDQNVSWQWNFPGGSPASSTLRNPKVIYSNTGNYDVTLTVTDVFGTATKTIPGMISFENRCELDTIPGKSLSLNANTDYAVIQPYNITTNTMTISCWVKPNGIQATNAGIIFSGSGGACGLNVRSNNQLGYHWADNPGSYGWNGGPVLPANEWSHVVLVISPTSAVIYLNGVPYTRNATHNPVTFSSDFRLGRDRNNSSRNFIGQMDEVAIYNESMTIGKVRELRHLTRKDENNILSYYQFNEISGNAYDKIGIRHAILIGNAGRITSTAPVGGGTSHRMTVNSGGLKDFQEADVKLYLAATGTYPNGEVVMSKLNVLPDNYPSGVFLPKSYWIMNNYGSNQTFAVPDSVRFYSSGNIAGGCQSRDYFLYRRLQNGEGYTWSFPIDESENYNPYPPDDFINFGLGNNMTTACQYFILMDGKPNPNATEICNGIDDNCNGLVDEEYSLLVSNNADSGDNTLRAVLNCVQDGDVVLIDASVDTIILQSPLIFNKNFEILDQNGNKVVIKANLNDPGFINVTSAISIQSGANVTCTNIHFSQLNNTETKPLILNQGTLIFEDCDVSGNPDSVIKHAAGAQFQAIGNVNID, encoded by the coding sequence ATGCTAAAGAATAAGTTTTACGCTTCTCTTATTACCTTTATTTTGTTTTTCTCAATATCTCTGACCGGACAGGAATTAATGAAATACAGTCATTCCAGTGATCCGTCGCTCCCTGCTTGGGCAAGAGAAATGTATAAAGAGAATGCTGATCCCGGTGAAGTCATTCGCCAATATGAAGCATATTATGCCAATAATCCTTTTGTAAAAAATGGTCATACCCAATATTTTAAAAAATGGCTCAGAAGTTTTGCCAGAGAACATAAGCGAACAAAATCCGAAGACAGAACATATCTTTTGCAAAGAGAAAAGGCCAACGCTGAGAGGAATAATCCTTCTGACTGGCAATCCATCGGACCTTATGATTGGGATCATTCAGCGGCAGCGAGAAGTTACGCCCCCGGGTCTGCACATGTTTATACAGTAGAACAATCCATTTCCAATCCAAATGTTGTCTATGCCGGAACAGCCACCGCAGGATTGTGGCGCTCATCGGATCGGGGTATCACCTGGACGCCATTGACAGCAAATTTACTGGTAAATACTGTTTATGCAATTGAAATAGACTATACCAATGAAAATATTGTGTATGCTTCCCTTTCCAATTCAATTTATAAATCCGTTAATGGTGGAAATACGTTTTTACCAACCGGAAGTCAGTCCTTTCAGAATTTGTCTTTAAGTGTCAGAGATATTCGTATGCTTCCTTCTAACAATAACATACTTTTTGCGTGTACTAATGATGGACTGTATCGCACCACGGACGGTGCAACTACCTGGACAATGGTCCAAGCCGGCGATTTTCAGGAAGTAGAAATTCATCCGACCAATCATACAACTGTTTATGCAGTCCGAAAAAACGGCACCAGAACAGAGTTTTTTCGGTCAACGAATTCAGGGTTAAATTTTTCTTTAACCGGTACCGGATGGCCTGTGCCTCCTGCCGGTGGTCATCAGGAGAGAACTGAAATTGCAGTTTCTCCGGCTAACCCAAATCATGTATATGCACATTGTTCAGGTCTGGCAAATGGGGGTAGTGGATTGTATGGTGTTTATGTCAGTACAGATCAGGGAAGTAACTGGACTTTCAGATGTTGTGGTCCTCAGCCTGCCGGTCCACCTTCTTTAAGCAATCCAAACCTGATGGCCTGGAGTGATGACGGCACAGATGATGGCGGGCAATATTATTATGATATGGGTTTTGCGGTTTCTCCGACCAACACGGACAGCATCTTTCTGGCAGGAGTAAATCTTTGGGTTTCGTCGAATGGCGGCAATTCATTTACCTGCCCGTCAAAATGGTCTCATTCCTATAAACCAAATTATGTACATGCAGATATTCATGATATCCAGTATTACCAGCACACCCGTGAAATATGGGTTGCATGTGATGGCGGAATATTTTATTCCAATGACAAAGGACAAAATTTCCAAAGAAGAAATGTAGGTATCACGGGAACAGATTTCTGGGGATACGGTCAAGGCTGGTGGTACGGAGACGTGATGTTGGGCGGAGCATATCATAACGGCACCATGCTGAGAGAAGAAAATGTGTATTTAAATGATTGGCTTTGTACGGATGGGGGAGACGGCACGATGGGTTTTGTCAATCCGGGGCTGGACAGACAAGTGTACAGCCAATATGATATCAAAACACTTAAATCTGATCGGACCATCAGTCCGGTTGCACGAACTTTTAGCAACAAACCGAATAATACATACATCACCGGTGCTTCTAATGATTTATTGATTGATCCCCGGTATTACATGCACTGGTTGACCGGTAGCGGGACAAAATTGTATCGTACGAAAGATGATGGTTATACTTTTGAAATGTTATACGATTTTGGAGTAGATATTGCATCCATGGACCATTGCTGGAGTAATCTGAATGTGATATATGTTTGTACTTTCCCGGATTGGTGGGGGACAAAAAGAATTTACAGGTCGGTAGATGGTGGTTATAATTTTGTGGAAATTACGCCTTCTTCAGCTATTCTGGGTGGAACTTCCCTTTGGATACCGTATGATATCGTGGTAGATCATGATGATCCAATGAAAGTCTGGATTGCAAGAACATCCATGTACGATAGTAATATAAATGGATTTTCAGTTTTCTACTCCTCAAATGGAGGTGCAAACTGGCAGAATATCAGTGGAACGGGTCTCCATGGTCAGTCTCCTACTTCTATGTTTTTGCAAAAGGGTAGTGCACACGGACTTTATATTGGCACAAGAAAAGGCGTGTATTACAAAGATGATAATTTATCGGATTGGGTATTATTTTCTCAGGGATTACCTGCTCAAACGCATAGTACCAGAATGGAAGCTTATTATCGTAAACAAAAAATACGAAACGCCACAGACAGATCGGTTTGGGAGTCACCCATGTACACAAACAGTACTCCTGTTGCCTTTCCATCTGCCAATACGGACAAAATTTATTGTTCAAGAGATACGGTCTATTTTGTAGATCATTCAGTGGTTTCAGATCAGAATGTGTCCTGGCAATGGAATTTTCCGGGTGGGAGTCCTGCTTCATCGACACTTCGCAATCCTAAGGTAATTTATTCAAATACAGGGAATTATGACGTTACGCTTACAGTAACTGATGTATTCGGGACTGCCACCAAAACCATTCCGGGAATGATATCTTTTGAAAACCGATGTGAATTGGATACTATTCCGGGAAAATCATTATCCTTGAATGCTAATACAGATTATGCAGTCATACAACCGTATAACATAACTACAAATACCATGACCATTTCCTGTTGGGTCAAGCCAAATGGTATTCAGGCAACAAATGCAGGCATTATATTTTCGGGTAGTGGTGGCGCATGTGGACTGAATGTAAGAAGTAACAATCAATTAGGATATCATTGGGCAGATAATCCCGGTTCTTATGGTTGGAATGGAGGGCCCGTTTTGCCGGCAAATGAATGGTCTCATGTGGTTTTGGTTATCTCGCCAACAAGTGCGGTTATTTACTTAAACGGTGTGCCATATACCCGAAATGCGACTCATAATCCTGTTACTTTCAGTTCTGACTTCAGATTAGGAAGGGACAGAAACAACAGTTCCAGAAATTTTATCGGACAGATGGATGAAGTTGCTATTTATAATGAATCCATGACCATTGGCAAAGTAAGAGAATTAAGACATCTGACACGAAAAGATGAGAACAACATCTTAAGCTATTATCAGTTTAATGAAATTTCGGGAAATGCTTATGATAAAATTGGGATCAGACATGCTATTTTAATTGGAAATGCAGGTAGAATAACATCTACAGCACCTGTCGGAGGCGGCACATCTCATAGAATGACAGTTAATTCCGGCGGATTGAAAGATTTTCAGGAAGCGGATGTGAAATTATATTTAGCTGCCACAGGTACATATCCTAATGGTGAAGTTGTCATGTCCAAATTAAATGTTTTACCGGACAATTATCCGAGCGGGGTTTTTCTTCCCAAAAGTTACTGGATAATGAATAATTACGGATCAAATCAGACGTTTGCGGTGCCGGATAGTGTCAGATTTTATAGTTCAGGAAATATAGCCGGTGGTTGTCAATCCCGGGATTATTTTCTGTACAGGAGATTGCAGAATGGGGAAGGTTATACCTGGAGTTTTCCGATTGATGAATCCGAAAATTACAATCCTTACCCACCGGATGATTTTATCAATTTTGGATTAGGAAATAATATGACAACTGCGTGCCAGTATTTTATTTTAATGGATGGCAAACCCAATCCAAATGCAACAGAAATCTGTAATGGCATAGATGACAATTGCAACGGACTTGTCGATGAAGAATACAGTCTGTTAGTTAGCAACAATGCTGATTCAGGCGATAACACGCTTAGAGCAGTGCTCAATTGTGTTCAGGATGGAGATGTTGTTTTGATAGATGCATCGGTGGATACGATTATATTACAATCACCTTTAATTTTTAATAAGAATTTCGAAATTCTGGATCAGAATGGAAATAAAGTAGTCATCAAAGCAAATCTCAATGATCCGGGTTTTATAAATGTTACTTCAGCCATCAGTATCCAATCCGGCGCAAATGTTACCTGTACAAATATTCATTTCAGTCAGTTGAATAATACGGAAACAAAGCCATTGATTCTCAACCAAGGAACACTGATTTTTGAAGATTGTGATGTAAGCGGTAATCCTGATTCAGTCATTAAACATGCTGCGGGAGCTCAATTTCAGGCAATCGGGAATGTCAATATTGATTGA
- a CDS encoding peptidoglycan synthetase — protein sequence MQKRIHFIAIGGAAMHNLALDLKDMGYIVTGSDDEIYEPSFTRLKEAGILPEKFGWFPEKISSDLSAVILGMHARLDNAELLEAQKLGIRIYSYPEFVYQQSVLKKRVVVAGSHGKTTTTAMIMFVLKKQGFDFDYLVGAQLDGFEKMVRISDAPLIIIEGDEYLSSPIDRIPKIMHYHPHITVITGIAWDHINVFPTFEIYKEQFANYIKTIEQDGTLIFNQNDPELSSIVADVHNSVNIVSYQSLEKSENQAVHYQNTNYPISVIGNHNLANMNAALLVCQALGITPEDFLNAIRDFTGAGKRLQKLSESINRSVFLDFAHAPSKVTATCTSVKEWFGSKKLLAVLELHTFSSLNEAFMPQYKDSLKDADKAYVFYNIHTLKMKNMPLPDDAFIKTCFNHPNLEVITDENILLEKLKSDNYHDWNILLMTSGNFNKMDISALSN from the coding sequence ATGCAAAAAAGAATTCATTTTATTGCCATTGGAGGTGCTGCCATGCACAATCTCGCTCTGGATTTAAAGGACATGGGATACATAGTGACTGGATCAGATGACGAGATTTACGAACCATCCTTCACCAGATTAAAAGAGGCTGGTATTCTTCCCGAAAAATTTGGCTGGTTTCCGGAAAAAATATCTTCTGACCTGAGTGCTGTCATTCTGGGGATGCACGCCAGATTGGATAATGCGGAACTATTGGAAGCCCAAAAGCTGGGAATCAGGATATATTCTTATCCTGAATTTGTTTATCAGCAATCAGTTCTCAAAAAAAGGGTAGTAGTTGCAGGAAGTCACGGGAAAACGACCACTACTGCCATGATTATGTTTGTTTTAAAGAAACAGGGGTTTGATTTTGATTATCTGGTGGGAGCGCAATTGGATGGATTTGAGAAAATGGTTCGCATTTCAGATGCACCATTAATCATCATTGAAGGGGATGAGTATCTCAGCAGTCCGATAGACAGAATACCGAAAATAATGCATTACCACCCGCATATCACAGTGATTACGGGAATTGCATGGGACCATATAAATGTTTTTCCGACATTTGAAATTTATAAGGAACAATTTGCCAATTATATCAAAACCATTGAACAGGACGGAACACTCATTTTTAATCAAAATGATCCGGAACTGTCATCTATTGTTGCCGATGTCCACAACTCTGTAAATATTGTTTCCTATCAGAGTCTGGAGAAATCTGAAAATCAAGCTGTTCATTATCAAAATACAAATTATCCCATTTCAGTGATTGGCAATCACAATCTTGCCAATATGAATGCAGCTCTTTTGGTTTGTCAGGCTTTGGGCATCACACCTGAAGATTTTCTGAATGCTATTCGTGATTTTACGGGAGCAGGAAAAAGACTGCAAAAATTATCAGAATCAATAAACAGAAGTGTTTTTCTGGATTTTGCCCATGCCCCTTCAAAGGTAACAGCAACATGCACTTCCGTAAAAGAATGGTTTGGTTCAAAAAAACTGCTTGCAGTGCTGGAGTTACATACTTTTTCGAGTTTGAATGAAGCTTTTATGCCGCAGTACAAAGACAGTTTGAAAGATGCAGACAAAGCGTATGTGTTTTACAATATTCATACTTTAAAAATGAAAAATATGCCTTTGCCGGATGATGCTTTTATAAAAACCTGTTTTAACCACCCAAATCTTGAAGTAATTACGGATGAAAATATCTTGTTGGAAAAATTGAAGAGTGATAATTACCATGACTGGAATATATTGTTGATGACATCCGGAAATTTTAATAAAATGGATATTTCTGCCTTGAGTAATTAG
- a CDS encoding GIY-YIG nuclease family protein yields the protein MVDHEIFAVYVLYSLKSNIFYTGFTGNLIKRYHDHNYLNLSGFTTKHRPWIVLYTEIYLTKSEALKREKFLKSGKCRELIKQNIAPEYLAHF from the coding sequence ATGGTAGATCACGAAATCTTTGCAGTCTATGTCTTATATTCTCTTAAATCTAACATCTTCTATACCGGTTTTACTGGTAATCTGATTAAGAGATATCATGATCATAACTACCTGAATTTGTCTGGTTTTACAACGAAGCATAGACCTTGGATAGTTTTATATACCGAAATCTATCTCACTAAATCAGAAGCTCTCAAAAGAGAAAAATTCCTTAAATCAGGCAAATGCAGAGAATTAATTAAACAGAATATTGCTCCTGAATATTTAGCACATTTTTAG
- a CDS encoding HNH endonuclease — MFDQFTKYRTKDELKIHKIWDRSCKLRPSGELNGDHDLDFKAINKKMGFGESKDGHLAQFPDYIWHHHEDGKTLMLVPKNLNNPGLGGLSHTGGKAVIEHNLDAVKNDIKKMILFPSPQF; from the coding sequence ATATTTGACCAGTTCACTAAATATCGGACAAAAGATGAATTAAAAATTCATAAAATATGGGATCGCAGTTGCAAACTGCGACCATCGGGGGAATTGAATGGTGACCATGATTTAGATTTCAAAGCAATAAATAAAAAAATGGGATTTGGTGAATCAAAAGATGGTCATCTTGCGCAATTTCCTGATTATATATGGCATCACCATGAAGATGGTAAGACTCTCATGTTAGTTCCAAAAAATCTGAACAATCCAGGTTTAGGTGGTTTATCACATACAGGTGGAAAGGCCGTAATTGAGCATAATTTAGATGCCGTAAAGAATGATATTAAAAAAATGATTTTGTTCCCGTCTCCTCAATTTTAA
- a CDS encoding putative toxin-antitoxin system toxin component, PIN family, whose product MKSRVIIDTNLWISFLISNNFNKLDKILNSKHCTIIFSQELLDEFIEVSGRPKLMKYFGQSVLEAIVETIEEIAEFIDVTSQIKFLNDSKDDFLLSLAIDGKADYLITGDKELLEVKKYGDTEIISIAEFFLKNDL is encoded by the coding sequence ATAAAAAGTAGAGTTATTATTGATACAAATCTGTGGATAAGTTTTTTGATAAGCAATAACTTTAACAAATTAGATAAAATCTTAAATTCAAAGCATTGCACTATCATTTTCAGCCAAGAACTACTGGACGAATTTATTGAAGTTTCCGGCAGACCAAAATTGATGAAATATTTTGGCCAATCTGTTCTTGAAGCTATTGTAGAAACAATTGAAGAAATTGCAGAATTTATTGATGTTACTTCACAAATAAAATTTCTAAATGACAGTAAAGATGATTTTTTACTTTCCCTGGCAATTGATGGCAAAGCTGACTATTTAATTACAGGGGATAAAGAGTTGCTTGAAGTTAAGAAATACGGAGACACTGAAATTATAAGTATTGCTGAATTTTTTTTGAAAAATGATTTGTAA
- a CDS encoding DUF86 domain-containing protein, whose product MNNKINAWLEDILRSIEEIVDFLPEKQDFFEFQKDIKTKKAVERNIEIIGEAVNRITNYKNTKIEIQNAIQIIGTRNRIAHEYDNISDEVIWTIIVRELPKLKDEIIKLRE is encoded by the coding sequence ATGAATAACAAAATAAATGCATGGCTTGAAGATATTTTGAGGTCAATTGAAGAAATTGTTGACTTTTTGCCTGAAAAACAAGATTTTTTTGAATTTCAAAAAGACATCAAGACAAAAAAAGCAGTTGAGAGAAATATTGAAATTATTGGAGAAGCTGTTAACAGAATTACGAATTATAAAAACACTAAAATCGAAATTCAAAACGCAATACAAATTATTGGGACAAGAAACAGAATTGCTCACGAATATGATAACATATCTGACGAGGTAATTTGGACAATAATTGTAAGGGAGTTGCCAAAATTAAAGGACGAAATAATTAAACTCAGAGAATGA